Proteins encoded within one genomic window of Xylophilus sp. GOD-11R:
- a CDS encoding glycosyltransferase, giving the protein MTIARDALPTSFAAFRDRHRGATVVVCGCGASLGDWPGARALPPGLITIGVNDVGRRFTPDYLVVVNHRRQFTPERHAHVVDSWARAVFTQLPDLDLPHARVVRFELGRRGGTGLDDPRRLDYTDNSPYVAVCLAMHLGAARIGLIGVDFSDHHFFAATGRHRLNGRLAGIDAEYAALAAACSARGVALVNLSATSRLTTLPRVDMGAWLGGLRPLPAPRRDGRRVFFVHYRFLSCGTVFETGLREAADSLGVVAEHGYWDEPGLAARIERFRPELILVVHGRRFAQRFGGRAWRARTAVWLLDEPYEVDDTAVWSQRFHTVFVNDAASLQRHRHAHLLPAAYAPGLHRPPDGAGPRRYRLGFIGGGNPSRQRMLAALAQAGLLDYVVGGPWHDPRLRALCISDKLPADEATALYRQSDIVVNVFRDRHHYNRQGLPGTAMNPRVCEALACGALVISEPREALCADVPELPVFRTADEAVALATHFIARPEERARVQAACAARLAGATYARRLEVVMDISLGSNAVAEVAQGEEHEPPAESTPAPSFDDDWLGLGGAVHPVRDGAGADAPQILVDPGTARGPALERGLASRRRFDAVDLSFEVRLSPGACLLAKVHQGDQVDQASNSYHLLMDQRRAYLARHQHVFRQFDPPQQEWTALRLVCVDGVLSLYRAGRLLHRVRDGRLTGGFAFVGAQGGPVWLRRVVLAPATGAVLAAVARETPDPRESPSQVAAGDRLRVLRPVRCGPPRWTIVTTVYDRVECLRQCIASVQRLGFGDFEHLIVADHPDPEVMERISVLVDAAADPRIGLYELPERHNDWGIAPAAAGLRLARGEYLSFLSDDNGYTPDHPDPLMRTLDADPRLGFVYSSCRYDGRLVLNHPVPRPGRIDLGQPMFRRELFEIHLGDDLPFDMMAWDWHLVDTLMRRGVRWRHVDRQSFIFRLAKYPQLMASRQAA; this is encoded by the coding sequence ATGACGATAGCCCGCGACGCCTTGCCGACCAGCTTCGCCGCCTTTCGCGACCGGCATCGCGGCGCGACGGTCGTCGTCTGCGGCTGCGGCGCATCGCTCGGCGACTGGCCCGGGGCGCGGGCGCTGCCGCCCGGGCTGATCACGATCGGGGTGAACGATGTCGGCCGGCGGTTCACGCCCGACTACCTGGTGGTGGTGAACCACCGGCGGCAATTCACGCCGGAGCGCCATGCGCATGTGGTCGACAGCTGGGCGCGAGCGGTCTTCACCCAGTTGCCCGACCTCGACCTGCCGCATGCCCGCGTGGTGCGTTTCGAGCTCGGTCGGCGCGGCGGCACCGGCCTGGACGACCCGCGCCGGCTGGACTACACCGACAACTCGCCCTACGTGGCGGTGTGCCTGGCCATGCACCTGGGCGCGGCACGCATCGGCTTGATCGGCGTGGATTTTTCCGACCACCATTTCTTCGCCGCCACCGGCCGGCATCGGCTGAACGGGAGGCTGGCAGGCATCGACGCCGAATACGCGGCGCTGGCCGCAGCCTGTTCGGCACGCGGCGTGGCGCTGGTAAACCTGAGCGCGACGAGCCGGCTGACGACGCTGCCACGCGTGGATATGGGCGCTTGGCTGGGCGGTTTGCGGCCGCTGCCCGCGCCGCGACGCGATGGGCGACGGGTCTTCTTCGTGCACTACCGGTTCCTGTCTTGCGGCACCGTCTTCGAGACCGGCCTGCGCGAGGCGGCCGACAGCCTGGGCGTGGTCGCCGAACACGGCTACTGGGACGAGCCCGGGCTGGCCGCGCGCATCGAGCGCTTCCGTCCCGAGCTGATCCTGGTGGTGCACGGCCGGCGCTTCGCCCAGCGCTTCGGCGGCCGGGCCTGGCGGGCGCGCACGGCGGTCTGGCTGCTCGACGAGCCCTACGAAGTGGACGACACCGCGGTCTGGTCGCAGCGCTTTCACACGGTGTTCGTCAACGATGCGGCCAGCCTGCAACGGCATCGCCATGCGCACCTGCTGCCGGCGGCCTATGCGCCGGGGCTGCATCGGCCGCCCGACGGCGCCGGGCCGCGTCGGTACCGGCTGGGTTTCATCGGCGGCGGCAACCCGTCGCGCCAACGCATGCTGGCCGCGCTCGCGCAGGCCGGGCTGCTCGACTACGTGGTCGGCGGCCCCTGGCACGACCCGCGTCTGCGCGCGCTGTGCATTTCCGACAAGCTGCCGGCCGACGAAGCCACGGCGCTCTATCGGCAAAGCGACATCGTGGTCAACGTGTTCCGTGATCGCCACCACTACAACCGGCAGGGCCTGCCCGGCACGGCCATGAACCCGCGTGTCTGCGAGGCCCTGGCCTGCGGTGCACTGGTGATCAGCGAGCCGCGCGAGGCCCTGTGCGCCGACGTGCCCGAACTGCCGGTGTTCCGCACGGCCGACGAGGCGGTGGCGCTGGCCACGCATTTCATCGCCCGGCCGGAAGAACGCGCGCGGGTGCAGGCCGCCTGCGCCGCTCGCCTGGCCGGCGCCACCTATGCCAGGAGACTGGAGGTCGTGATGGACATCAGCCTGGGATCGAACGCCGTCGCCGAGGTGGCGCAGGGCGAAGAACACGAACCGCCGGCCGAGAGCACACCCGCGCCATCGTTCGACGACGACTGGCTGGGCCTGGGCGGCGCGGTACACCCGGTGCGCGACGGTGCCGGCGCCGATGCGCCGCAGATCCTCGTCGACCCCGGCACCGCGCGTGGCCCGGCGCTGGAGCGCGGGCTGGCGAGCCGTCGCCGCTTCGACGCGGTGGACCTGTCGTTCGAGGTGCGCCTGTCGCCCGGCGCCTGCCTGCTGGCCAAGGTGCACCAGGGCGATCAGGTCGATCAGGCCAGCAACTCCTACCACCTGCTCATGGACCAGCGGCGCGCCTACCTGGCGCGGCACCAGCATGTGTTTCGCCAGTTCGATCCGCCGCAGCAGGAGTGGACCGCGCTGCGGCTGGTCTGCGTCGACGGCGTGCTCTCGCTCTACCGCGCGGGGCGGCTGCTGCACCGCGTGCGCGATGGGCGGCTCACCGGCGGGTTCGCTTTCGTCGGCGCCCAGGGCGGGCCGGTGTGGCTGCGGCGCGTGGTGCTGGCGCCGGCCACCGGTGCCGTGCTCGCGGCGGTGGCGCGCGAAACGCCCGATCCGCGGGAGTCGCCGTCGCAGGTGGCGGCGGGTGATCGCCTGCGCGTGCTGCGCCCGGTGCGCTGCGGCCCGCCGCGCTGGACCATCGTGACCACCGTCTACGACCGCGTCGAGTGCCTGCGCCAGTGCATCGCCTCGGTGCAGCGCCTGGGCTTCGGCGACTTCGAACACCTGATCGTGGCCGACCATCCCGATCCCGAGGTGATGGAGCGCATCAGCGTGCTGGTGGACGCGGCGGCCGACCCGCGCATCGGCCTGTACGAGCTGCCCGAGCGCCACAACGACTGGGGCATCGCCCCGGCGGCGGCGGGCCTGCGGCTGGCGCGGGGCGAATACCTGAGCTTTCTGTCCGACGACAACGGCTACACACCGGACCATCCCGATCCGCTGATGCGCACGCTCGACGCCGACCCGCGCCTGGGCTTCGTCTACAGCTCCTGCCGCTACGACGGGCGCCTGGTGCTGAACCACCCGGTGCCCCGGCCGGGCCGCATCGACCTGGGCCAGCCGATGTTCCGGCGCGAGCTGTTCGAGATCCACCTCGGCGACGACCTGCCCTTCGACATGATGGCCTGGGACTGGCACCTGGTGGACACGCTCATGCGGCGCGGCGTGCGCTGGCGCCATGTGGACCGGCAGAGCTTCATCTTCCGGTTGGCCAAATATCCGCAGCTGATGGCGTCGCGGCAGGCCGCCTGA
- a CDS encoding carbohydrate porin, whose translation MPCSNAFRSSVRPPFAKSVLPCVLASMFLAFSAHAAPSDDPIEAAEEIEDFSVHGQATYIAQRKPSFSAAYSGPNSLSAERERSYSFTSTAFLGVRLAPQTELYFNPEAVQGLPLSRLTGLGGLTNGELQKTAGTSILAYRARLFLRQTWGLGGGSDFVEGDANQLASRYDKRRVTLTAGNFALSDIFDNSAYAHDARTQFLNWSFLTHGAYDFAADSRGYTWGVVLEYRHDDDWTVRAGRGIQPRESNGLKLDHQFFRHYGDQVELERRWQAQGRPGALRLLAFRNVAVMGGFQDALDYASANGTTPAVAPVRERRVKTGAGINLEQEVADGIGVFGRLARNDGKSETYAFAEIDRSMSVGAVVQGGRWGRAKDTFGIAVAQNGLSPEHRDYLAAGGSGFFVGDGRLRYKPETIGEVFYRIALPNLKKLENALTLGFQHIRNPAYNADRGPVRVVSLRLHTEF comes from the coding sequence ATGCCCTGCTCCAACGCCTTTCGCTCATCCGTCCGCCCGCCGTTCGCGAAGTCGGTCCTGCCCTGCGTCCTCGCCTCGATGTTCCTGGCGTTTTCAGCGCATGCGGCGCCGAGCGACGATCCGATCGAGGCAGCCGAGGAAATCGAGGACTTCTCGGTTCATGGGCAGGCCACCTACATCGCGCAGCGCAAGCCCTCGTTCTCGGCCGCCTACTCCGGCCCCAACAGCCTGTCGGCCGAACGCGAGCGCAGCTATTCGTTCACCTCGACCGCCTTCCTGGGCGTGCGCCTCGCGCCGCAAACCGAGCTGTACTTCAACCCCGAAGCCGTGCAGGGCCTGCCGCTGTCGCGCCTCACCGGCCTGGGCGGCCTGACCAACGGCGAGCTTCAGAAAACCGCCGGCACCTCCATCCTGGCCTACCGTGCACGGCTCTTCTTGCGTCAGACCTGGGGCCTGGGCGGCGGCAGCGACTTCGTGGAAGGCGACGCCAACCAACTCGCCAGCCGTTACGACAAGCGGCGCGTCACGCTGACGGCCGGCAACTTCGCACTGTCCGACATCTTCGACAACAGCGCCTACGCGCACGACGCCCGCACGCAGTTCCTGAACTGGTCCTTCCTCACCCACGGTGCCTACGACTTCGCGGCCGACTCGCGCGGCTACACCTGGGGCGTAGTGCTCGAATACCGCCACGACGACGACTGGACCGTGCGCGCCGGCCGCGGCATCCAGCCGCGCGAATCCAACGGATTGAAGCTCGACCACCAGTTCTTCCGCCACTACGGCGACCAGGTCGAGCTCGAACGCCGCTGGCAGGCCCAGGGCCGCCCCGGCGCGCTGCGTCTGCTGGCCTTCCGCAACGTGGCGGTGATGGGGGGCTTTCAGGACGCCCTCGACTACGCCTCGGCCAACGGCACCACGCCAGCCGTGGCCCCGGTGCGCGAGCGGCGGGTCAAGACCGGCGCGGGCATCAACCTGGAGCAGGAAGTCGCCGACGGCATCGGCGTATTCGGCCGGCTGGCGCGCAACGACGGCAAGTCCGAAACCTATGCCTTCGCCGAGATCGACCGTTCGATGTCCGTCGGCGCCGTCGTCCAAGGCGGCCGCTGGGGCCGCGCCAAGGACACCTTCGGCATCGCGGTGGCGCAGAACGGGCTCTCGCCCGAGCACCGCGACTACCTGGCCGCCGGCGGCAGCGGATTCTTCGTCGGCGACGGCCGGCTGCGCTACAAGCCCGAGACCATCGGCGAGGTTTTCTACCGCATCGCCCTGCCCAACTTAAAGAAGCTCGAGAACGCGCTCACGCTCGGCTTTCAGCACATCCGCAACCCGGCCTACAACGCCGACCGCGGGCCGGTGCGCGTGGTCTCCCTGCGGCTGCACACCGAGTTCTGA
- a CDS encoding type VI secretion system contractile sheath domain-containing protein translates to MPSPTPSSRWTFSALDAKRVPAPDIEPPDAIRPIRNPHGPPRIAVLGDFGASAATDRHDRGAALARCRSIHVEEGTLDKTLQRLCPRLRLPLGATAAPVEVVLTGLESFHPDSLYKTLGVFTVGLSALRRRLSNNLSFPTVAEQMRHWSRIGRTPASALANRRRPLGDDPSVDALLPHLVGPFLSRVDTESQADCIACVDLAIADTMRALLHQPDFRQAEALWRGVGHLLHEAQGVQAAQIYLIDIGFDEFTADLGSGVRIADTTLYRLLAHRPAHEPAGAYSYIAACYDFETRPEHAALLTRLSRVAACAGAPCITALPRKSIDSDPNQAAGWTSAIEKLAAQPDASYLALTDACAPLRPAYAPETHPIASFKFDEAETGKAAAALWCHPALHALHLLTSLEPTGKLGSSAEVAAIDGTVLRHSLQATIDDQGADGPPA, encoded by the coding sequence ATGCCATCTCCCACGCCCTCGTCCCGCTGGACCTTTTCTGCCCTCGACGCCAAACGCGTACCCGCCCCCGACATCGAGCCCCCGGACGCCATTCGTCCGATCCGCAATCCGCATGGACCACCCCGTATCGCCGTACTGGGCGACTTCGGTGCCAGTGCCGCCACGGACCGGCACGACAGAGGCGCGGCGCTGGCCCGCTGCCGTTCGATCCATGTCGAAGAGGGCACGCTCGACAAGACGCTCCAGCGGCTCTGCCCCCGACTGCGCCTGCCGCTCGGCGCCACGGCCGCTCCGGTGGAAGTCGTTCTGACCGGACTGGAGTCGTTCCATCCGGATTCGCTCTACAAGACGCTGGGCGTGTTCACCGTCGGGCTGTCGGCGTTGCGCCGCCGGCTCAGCAACAACCTGAGTTTTCCGACCGTTGCGGAGCAGATGCGGCACTGGAGTCGCATCGGCCGCACGCCGGCGTCCGCGCTGGCGAACCGGCGCCGGCCGCTGGGCGACGACCCCTCCGTCGATGCGCTGCTGCCGCATCTCGTGGGCCCGTTCCTCTCCCGTGTCGACACCGAATCGCAGGCCGACTGCATCGCCTGTGTCGACCTCGCCATCGCGGACACGATGCGCGCGCTGCTGCACCAGCCGGATTTCCGCCAGGCCGAGGCGCTGTGGCGCGGCGTGGGTCATCTGCTGCACGAGGCGCAGGGGGTGCAGGCGGCGCAGATCTACCTGATCGACATCGGCTTCGACGAATTCACCGCGGACCTGGGAAGCGGCGTGCGAATCGCCGACACCACGTTGTATCGCCTTCTTGCGCACCGCCCTGCCCACGAACCCGCCGGCGCCTACAGCTACATCGCCGCCTGCTACGACTTCGAGACGAGGCCTGAGCACGCGGCACTGCTGACGCGACTGTCGCGCGTGGCCGCCTGTGCCGGAGCGCCATGCATCACAGCCCTGCCGCGAAAGAGTATCGATTCCGACCCGAATCAGGCGGCCGGCTGGACATCCGCCATCGAGAAACTGGCTGCACAACCGGATGCGAGCTATCTCGCCCTGACCGACGCGTGTGCCCCCTTGCGACCGGCCTATGCGCCAGAGACCCATCCGATCGCAAGCTTCAAATTCGACGAAGCAGAAACGGGCAAGGCGGCCGCCGCCTTGTGGTGCCATCCCGCGCTGCACGCGCTGCACCTGCTCACCTCGCTCGAGCCGACTGGCAAACTTGGGTCGAGCGCCGAAGTGGCGGCCATCGACGGCACCGTGCTTCGACATAGTCTGCAAGCAACGATCGACGATCAGGGGGCCGACGGCCCTCCAGCCTGA
- a CDS encoding tripartite tricarboxylate transporter permease has protein sequence MSQSLHDLWFGFGVAFQGTNLMWSFFGVLVGNLIGVLPGMGALSAISILLPLTYAMHPVPAILMLAGIFYGSQYGGAIGAILLNLPSHPPHAVTCLDGYPLTKAGKGGTALGITMISSFFAASVGILVMVFASPLLTEVAFKFGPTEIFSIMLLGLLAGSTMSRGSPLKGVAMTLFGLLCGCVGTDVNSGAFRFSFDVPELSDGLELVAIAMGLFGVADFLLNVNRMKIISSGTSLRIRDMRPSMDELKQAIWPMIRGTAVGTVFGAMPGTGPTITTFIAYALERKISKTPEKFGTGMIGGVASPEAASHSKTQVDFIPTMSLGIPGDAVMALILGALMIQGIQPGPQLISEHPDIFWGLIASFWIGNALLIVLNVPMIGVWVKLLQVPYRYLFPSAMFFIAVGVFSTQNNLFQIWEVLAFGVIGAILIYLNFSVAPIMLGFVLGPMVEENFRRALLLSRGDLAIFVQRPISATFIGISCLLLIGVTWSAWRGSKRGKPQESVGEEVLASAHVPARQIEQAT, from the coding sequence ATGTCGCAATCGCTCCACGATCTCTGGTTCGGGTTCGGCGTCGCCTTCCAGGGCACCAACCTGATGTGGTCCTTCTTCGGCGTGCTGGTGGGCAACCTCATCGGCGTGCTGCCAGGCATGGGTGCACTGTCGGCCATCTCGATCCTGCTGCCGCTCACCTATGCGATGCATCCGGTGCCGGCCATCCTGATGCTGGCGGGCATTTTCTACGGCTCGCAATACGGCGGCGCCATCGGCGCGATCCTGCTGAACCTGCCCTCGCATCCGCCGCACGCGGTGACCTGCCTGGACGGCTATCCGCTGACCAAGGCCGGCAAGGGCGGCACGGCGTTGGGCATCACCATGATCAGCTCCTTCTTCGCCGCCTCGGTCGGCATCCTGGTGATGGTGTTCGCCTCGCCGCTGCTGACCGAAGTGGCCTTCAAGTTCGGGCCGACCGAGATCTTCTCGATCATGCTGCTGGGCCTGCTGGCCGGCTCCACCATGTCGCGCGGATCGCCGCTCAAGGGCGTGGCCATGACGCTCTTCGGCCTGCTCTGCGGCTGCGTCGGCACCGACGTCAACTCCGGCGCCTTCCGTTTCTCGTTCGACGTGCCGGAGCTCAGCGACGGCCTCGAACTCGTCGCCATCGCCATGGGCCTGTTCGGCGTGGCCGACTTCCTGCTCAACGTGAACCGCATGAAGATCATCAGCAGCGGCACCAGCCTGCGGATTCGCGACATGCGCCCGAGCATGGACGAGCTCAAGCAGGCGATCTGGCCCATGATCCGCGGCACCGCGGTGGGCACCGTCTTCGGCGCCATGCCCGGCACCGGCCCGACCATCACCACCTTCATCGCCTACGCGCTGGAACGCAAGATCAGCAAGACGCCGGAGAAGTTCGGCACCGGCATGATCGGCGGCGTGGCCTCGCCCGAGGCGGCCTCGCACTCCAAGACACAGGTGGACTTCATCCCGACGATGAGTCTGGGCATTCCCGGCGACGCGGTGATGGCGCTGATCCTCGGCGCGCTCATGATCCAGGGCATCCAGCCCGGCCCGCAGCTGATCAGCGAGCATCCGGACATCTTCTGGGGCCTCATCGCCAGCTTCTGGATCGGCAACGCCCTGCTCATCGTGCTCAACGTGCCGATGATCGGCGTGTGGGTGAAGCTGCTGCAGGTGCCCTATCGCTACCTGTTCCCCTCGGCCATGTTCTTCATCGCGGTGGGCGTGTTCAGCACGCAGAACAACCTGTTCCAGATCTGGGAAGTGCTGGCCTTCGGCGTCATCGGCGCCATCCTCATCTACCTCAATTTCTCGGTCGCGCCGATCATGCTGGGCTTCGTGCTCGGGCCGATGGTCGAAGAGAACTTCCGGCGCGCCTTGCTGCTGTCTCGCGGCGACCTGGCCATCTTCGTGCAGCGCCCGATCAGCGCCACCTTCATCGGCATCAGCTGCCTGCTGCTGATCGGCGTGACCTGGTCGGCCTGGCGCGGCAGCAAGCGCGGCAAGCCGCAGGAATCGGTGGGAGAAGAAGTACTGGCCAGCGCCCACGTGCCGGCGCGGCAGATCGAACAGGCCACCTGA
- a CDS encoding FxDxF family PEP-CTERM protein — protein MFKKASIVAAMALCLATGGEAMATPAAINLGPVSGTVTIEGVGSNGFDHLFNFQIGSLNLSTVVTTLSITLTGSNAVVTGLQLFNGKTLFSESLNYANQVTGEANFENTELATGVIRYDGTLATGPLTFGADYTLRVIGTGSGTYTGLLAINPVPEPETYALMIAGLGMMAAIARRRRSIG, from the coding sequence ATGTTTAAGAAAGCAAGCATCGTCGCTGCGATGGCGCTTTGTCTTGCCACGGGCGGTGAGGCGATGGCGACACCGGCCGCGATCAATCTAGGCCCGGTCAGCGGGACTGTGACCATCGAGGGCGTTGGATCCAATGGATTCGACCATTTGTTCAACTTTCAGATCGGATCGTTGAACTTATCAACGGTGGTGACGACGCTATCCATCACCCTGACCGGGAGTAACGCGGTCGTCACGGGTCTGCAGTTGTTCAATGGCAAGACCCTTTTCAGTGAATCGTTGAACTACGCGAATCAGGTCACGGGCGAGGCCAACTTCGAAAACACCGAATTAGCAACAGGGGTAATTCGGTACGACGGGACCCTCGCAACCGGCCCGTTGACCTTCGGTGCCGACTACACCCTTCGCGTCATCGGCACCGGATCTGGCACCTACACCGGCCTGCTCGCTATTAATCCGGTTCCGGAACCAGAAACTTACGCCCTGATGATCGCAGGATTGGGTATGATGGCTGCAATCGCCCGCAGAAGGCGGTCAATTGGTTGA